The following nucleotide sequence is from Ignavibacteriales bacterium.
GTATCGCGTTGGCGAAGATGAATATAAAATTCGGGTACGATTGCGTGAAGATCAACGGGCATCACAAACTGATCTTGAGAATCTGAGAATAAATTTCATGAATCAGCGCGGTGAATTGCTTTCAATTCCTCTCACGTCTGTGGCAACAATCAATCGCACGACCGCAGTTACAGATATAAGACGAAAAGACCAAAAACGTGTGATCACTGTTTCGGGAAATGTTGAAGGTCGTGTGCAATCTGAAGTTATAAATGAGGTAAAAAATCGAATTGCAGGGATAAATCTCCCGGTGGAATATAACATTAAACTCACCGGTTCGGAAGAAGAACAGCAGGTAGCCGCAGCATTTCTTACTAACGCGTTTGTGATTACGTTATTACTAATCTTTTTGATTATGGTTGCCGAATTTAATTCACTCAAAGTTCCATTTGTAATTATGTTATCGGTCATTTTATCTCTCATCGGTGTTCTCGTTGGATTACTTGTTACGCGGACACCGGCAAGTGTAATTATGACAGGTGTCGGCACTGTAGCGCTTGCCGGATTGGTTGTCCGTAACGGTATTGTACTGCTCGATTTTGTAAAGCATAAATATAAAGAAGGTGAAGTATCGTTAGATGATGCGTTGGTAGAAGCTGGGCGCGTTCGTTTGAGACCGGTTTTGCTTACAGCCGCCGCCGCAGTGCTCGCAGTTCTGCCTATGGCAACGGGATTTGATTTCGACTGGCGCGAATTTCATTTCGTTATTGGTGCGGAAAGTGCAGATTTCTGGAGACCACTTGCCGTAGCGATCATATTCGGACTTACCATATCTACAGTGCTAACGCTGGTTGTGGTTCCAACAGCTTATTCGTTACTTGAAGAATGGCATAAGAAGATAAAAAAGAAAATCTTTTCTTTCTCCAATAATAATGGACAATAACTAGACTGATAATTCTCATACACGATGAATTTGAATACGACAATATTCCATAATAAATGGTCGGCATTTTTAATATTGGCGGGCGTATCTATTGTCGCCTTTTTTCCCTTATTAAATAATAACTTCGTCAATTACGACGATCCGGGATACATCACACAAAATCAGAACGTTCGGTCGGGCATTTCATTAAAAACGATTGTGTGGGCATTCAAATCAAATGAACAATCGAACTGGCACCCGCTAACTTGGATGTCTCATGCACTTGATTATCAGTTATTCGGATTGAATCCGACCTACCACCATCTCATGAATCTTTTATTGCATATCATCAGTTCCGTTCTACTTTTTATATTTCTAAAAAAAGCGACCGATTCGCATTGGCAAAGTTTATTTGTTGCAGTCGTGTTTGCTATACATCCCCTCCATGTTGAGTCGGTTGCATGGGCATCTGAGAGGAAAGATGTATTGAGCGGATTATTCTGGATGCTTACCATGTGGGCGTATATACGCTATCGTCAGGTGCCTGGTTTATCCCGTTACATGTTGGTGTTATTTTTGTTCTCATTAGGGATTTTATCAAAGCCAATGATAATTACACTTCCATTCGTTTTGATATTGCTCGATTATTGGCCTCTGAATCATTTATCTTTCAAGTCGATGACAGGAAAAAAGGAAAAATATATTATTCCAACATCGCTCGTTAATAATATCAAAGATAAAATACCGTTCTTTATTCTTTCGCTCGGTTCAAGTATAATAACATATATCGTTCAGCGTGAGGGTGGAAGTATGGCGGAATCTGGTGGCTTGTTGTTTAAAGATAGGTTGTTCAACGCGGTATTATCATACTCAAAATACATTGTTAAAACATTTATCCCAACCGATCTTTCTGTGTTTTATCCTCATCCCGCGAATAATATAAATCTGCTTTTAGTATTTTTTTCATTTATAATTCTTCTTTCATTCACGTGGTTTGTCTGGAAACGAAGATCAACTCTCCCATTTTTATTCGTCGGATGGTTTTGGTTTCTTGGAACACTGGTACCGGTGATAGGCATTGTTCAAGTGGGATTACAGTCTATGGCAGATCGTTATATGTATTTACCTATGATCGGATTAACAATTACTATAGCATGGGGATTGCCGATATTCCTCCGACGCCACATACAAAATCCGAAGCATATCTTTACTTTCGGATTCGTAGCCGTTTCACTCATGATGACATTCGTGGCAAGAACACAAACAGAATATTGGAAAGATAGCAAAACATTATTTCAACATGCGCTTTCGGTAACTTCGGATAACGATATCGCTTACACGAATTTAGGTGTTGATTATGCTGATTCAGGAAAACATCGCGATGCTGTTTATAATTTACGAAAAGCGTACCAGCTCAAACCCAATGAAGTCGGAATTCGCAGCAATCTCGCGAAAGCTTTGGCTTCGATAGGTGAATATGATGAAGCACTCGATCACTATAACTGGTTGCTAAAAAAAGTAAAACCCGATCCGAGATTATACTTAAGAATCGGAAATGTGCATGCGGATGAAGGAAGGTACGATGAAGCGGTGGTATATTTTCTCAAATCGATCGAACTGGATTCATCGAATGCTTTTACACATTGTCAGTTAGGAGAGGTTTACATATATCAGGGAAAGTACATCGAAGCGAAACAGGAGTGCACACGGGCTTTACAGATCGATAGCACATATGCTGAAGCGCATAATATCCTAGGAGTACTGGCCGGTAAGCAGCAGCAATACGATTTGGCACTTGATGAATTTTCTGAAGCGATAAGGTTAGATTCATTAAACTCAGATTATTACACCGATCTTGGGGTATTGTACGATAAGATGAATCAATTCTCTAATTCGGAATATGCTTATAAAAAAGCAATCGCATTAAATCAGAATAATCTCGATGCGTGTTTTAATTTAGGATTAATATATGGTAAACAAAAAAAATATCACGAAGCAGAAGATCAGTGGAGACGCATAATCTTAATTGATACGGTTTCGATTAATGTCCGGATGAACTTAGCAATGCTTTATGAAGTTCAAGATAAAAAGATACAAGCTCTTGATCAGTATGTAAAAATTATACGTATGGAAAAAAAGAACGCGGTGGCTTATTATTTCGCCGGAATATTATTCGAAAAGTTGAACAAATTATCTGAAGCGGAGGAACATTTCAGGGGAGCAATAAAAATCGCACCAACCTATCGCGATCCCCAGATCGCTCTTCAGAGGATTCTATCATCCAAAAATAAATGATCGATCTTGCCGGGCGTAGTGAATCCTGTTGAATAAAATATATTCGCACCATCAATCCGCGATCTCAAATTGTAAGCAAAAATCTTAATTGAAGATTCTACAATCTTCGATTTCATTCTTTCAAAATAATTACCCGTAAAAAAATCACATCGTAAATATCTTCGTTTCTTTCTGATTTAAGCAATATCTATAGCGCATACTTGCTTACCCGGGATGGCATGTAATTGGACTTTATAAGCATCAAGACAAAAAAATGCTTTATAAAGGGGAAAGTTTGAGTATGGAAATAAGATTCAACCGGCACAGATCTAATTCATTTATACCGGTACGATTGATCTGTTTAATGATTTTTTTAACTTCAACACTATCGGTTGCGTCTATTCCACCACATCCGCGAGTCGAAGAACTAATAAAAAAAGGTCTTGCGAAACTACCATATCAATTAGCGTATAAAACAGAGGCCGAACTAAGGGGAATTAACGCTCCGTCAAAAATCAGTTATCTGAATAAGAATCAAAATCTAAAATCGGTTTTTGGATCTTCATTCCGCACACTCGCAATCCTCGTCCAATTCAATGATCAAACGGCTCAGACAAATCCGGGTTATTATGATACTTTGCTATTTGGTGCAACGGGCAAAACGTTGAATAATTATTATGGTGAAATATCATACGGACAAATGGATATAATAACTGTGAACCTTCCATCAGGATGTGGATGGATGAATGTAAAAGAATCGTATAGTTATTATGTTGATGGGCAAAATGGTTTTGGCACTTATCCGAAAAACGCGCAAAAACTAGTTGAAGAGGTAGTCACTGTAGCTGATTCCTTTATTGACTACTCGAAGTACGACAACGATGGTGATGGATTTGTTGATGCTTTATTTATTATCCATTCCGGAAGCGGAGCTGAGTTCACAGGTAGTGTGAACGATATTTGGTCGCATCAATGGAGCACAAATTCACCTTTACAATTAGATGGCGTGAATATTTATAGGTATTCAATGGAACCGGAATATTGGATACAACCGGGAGATATGACTTGCGGTGTGTTCGCTCATGAAATGGGACATTCTGTTTTCAATCTTCCCGATTTATATGATTATGGTCAGGATTCAAAAGGGCTTGGCAGGTGGAGCTTAATGGCATCGGGTAGCTGGAACGGTTCATTAGGCGATTCTCCCGCGCATCCCGACGCGTGGTCGAGAATGAAAATGGGTTTTGTTCAACCAATAACGGTTACTGAAAACCTTCTTGATTATTCCATCCCGAATATTGTAGACAGTTCGATAATAATTAGATTATCTCCGAATAATAGTACGGAATATTTTTTATTGGAGAACAGATTGAAAAAAGGATTTGATTCAGCTTTGAGGGGAGAGGGATTACTTATTTATCACATCGATGAATCGCAATCTACGAATTCTAACCAATGGTATCCATCGAGAACATCGAGCGGTCATTACATGATTGCTTTGGAACAGGCAGACGGCAATTATGACCTTGAAAAAAACCTCAATTCGGGCGATGCATCCGACCCGTTCCCAGGCAACCTGCGAAAATATTTTTTTAACAGCACATCCCTTCCTGGTGCCAATGAATACAATGATACTACTTCAGGTATCGCGGTCACCAACATCAGAAAAAATGGATCGACTATCGTTGTTAATTTGTTCGGCTCTAATTCCAATGCGAATATTAATATGTCTCCCTCAACTCTGGAAATGATTTGTAATCTGAATTCCATTGTTTCAAAAAATATTATGCTTACCAACAACGGTGGTGAAGATGCAAAATATTCGTTAACAATCGATACTATGCAGGCATTAATATCGCGCGGTATGTATATAAGATCGAACGGAATTGAGTTCCAATCAATCGAAGGAACAATATATCCGGGTGATTCAAACTCGGTGGATATCTCGATCTCAGCTATTGATTTAGCAGAGGGTAATTATTCTACAAATTTATTTTTACAATATGATGGTAAAACATATTTTCTCCCGGTCAACTTAACAATCTTGGGTACTGATCAAAGTGTATCAGTTGTAACTCAAGTTGAATACGGTTGGAATATTGTCTCAACACCCGTTACAGTTCGCAACGATAGCGTAAAGGTAATTTATCCTTCAGCAAAAAGTCGGGCGTATGCCTATTCTCCGGGAGGGGGCTTTATTCCAAGTTCGACCCTGCAAGCTGGAATTGGATATTGGATGAAATCCGCATCTACTGAATTCGTGTCAATTACCGGAATCCCAATAGACACAATTTCGGTAGTTGTAAAAGAAGGTTGGAATTTAATCGGATCTGCAACATCTCCATATCAATTAATAAATATCGGACAATATCCTGCCGAGATCATTGATTCAAAAATTTATGGTTTTCAAAATGGATACTATCCTGCAGATACTCTGATGCCTGGGAAAGGATATTGGTTGAAAATAAAACAGGATGGTTTGTTAAAGATTTATCATAATGTATCGAGTGCTTTACATAAAGTTGTTTCCGATTCAGAAGAATCATCAGACAAAATTGGTAAATTCACATTCACGACTAAAAATCAATCACGTAAAGAGTTATACCTTATTGGTGTCAGCAACAATCATAATGTTCGATCGTATGAATTGCCACCGGTTCCACCCGAAGGAATATTTGATGTCAGATTTTCATCCTCCATACCCGGATCATTTGGAAGTTGGGCAACAGAAATCGGTTCTTATTCACACGATGATAATTCAGTTGAGATACTTATTAATAGTGATGATTATCCCATAGAGATTACATATACCGGAGTAAAAGTTTCATTAACCGAGATGGTTGATGGAGTTCCGACTTTATCGCACCAATTATTCGTGGACGGAAAAGTTACGATAAACGATTCGAGAGTTAAATCGTTTACCATTTATTATGATAAGCAGGAAGTGGCGCCACAGGAATTCAAATTATTACAAAATTATCCAAATCCTTTTAACCCATCGACAATTATCAATTATCAATTGCCAATTGACGATTATGTAACCATTAAGGTATACAATATACTGGGAGAAGAAGTGGCAATATTGGTGGACGGATTTGAAACATCTGGATATAAGGCAATTAGGTTCGATGGTTCTAATCTTCCAAGTGGTGTTTACTATGTTCGGATGAGGGTAGATGTCTCAACCGGTTCAACATTTAACGATACGAAGAAAATTATATTGACGAAGTAAACATAACACCGTTATCTGACACTGATTGACTCTAGAAGATACCGGATGTTATCATTGT
It contains:
- a CDS encoding tetratricopeptide repeat protein, which produces MNTTIFHNKWSAFLILAGVSIVAFFPLLNNNFVNYDDPGYITQNQNVRSGISLKTIVWAFKSNEQSNWHPLTWMSHALDYQLFGLNPTYHHLMNLLLHIISSVLLFIFLKKATDSHWQSLFVAVVFAIHPLHVESVAWASERKDVLSGLFWMLTMWAYIRYRQVPGLSRYMLVLFLFSLGILSKPMIITLPFVLILLDYWPLNHLSFKSMTGKKEKYIIPTSLVNNIKDKIPFFILSLGSSIITYIVQREGGSMAESGGLLFKDRLFNAVLSYSKYIVKTFIPTDLSVFYPHPANNINLLLVFFSFIILLSFTWFVWKRRSTLPFLFVGWFWFLGTLVPVIGIVQVGLQSMADRYMYLPMIGLTITIAWGLPIFLRRHIQNPKHIFTFGFVAVSLMMTFVARTQTEYWKDSKTLFQHALSVTSDNDIAYTNLGVDYADSGKHRDAVYNLRKAYQLKPNEVGIRSNLAKALASIGEYDEALDHYNWLLKKVKPDPRLYLRIGNVHADEGRYDEAVVYFLKSIELDSSNAFTHCQLGEVYIYQGKYIEAKQECTRALQIDSTYAEAHNILGVLAGKQQQYDLALDEFSEAIRLDSLNSDYYTDLGVLYDKMNQFSNSEYAYKKAIALNQNNLDACFNLGLIYGKQKKYHEAEDQWRRIILIDTVSINVRMNLAMLYEVQDKKIQALDQYVKIIRMEKKNAVAYYFAGILFEKLNKLSEAEEHFRGAIKIAPTYRDPQIALQRILSSKNK
- a CDS encoding M6 family metalloprotease domain-containing protein, which gives rise to MEIRFNRHRSNSFIPVRLICLMIFLTSTLSVASIPPHPRVEELIKKGLAKLPYQLAYKTEAELRGINAPSKISYLNKNQNLKSVFGSSFRTLAILVQFNDQTAQTNPGYYDTLLFGATGKTLNNYYGEISYGQMDIITVNLPSGCGWMNVKESYSYYVDGQNGFGTYPKNAQKLVEEVVTVADSFIDYSKYDNDGDGFVDALFIIHSGSGAEFTGSVNDIWSHQWSTNSPLQLDGVNIYRYSMEPEYWIQPGDMTCGVFAHEMGHSVFNLPDLYDYGQDSKGLGRWSLMASGSWNGSLGDSPAHPDAWSRMKMGFVQPITVTENLLDYSIPNIVDSSIIIRLSPNNSTEYFLLENRLKKGFDSALRGEGLLIYHIDESQSTNSNQWYPSRTSSGHYMIALEQADGNYDLEKNLNSGDASDPFPGNLRKYFFNSTSLPGANEYNDTTSGIAVTNIRKNGSTIVVNLFGSNSNANINMSPSTLEMICNLNSIVSKNIMLTNNGGEDAKYSLTIDTMQALISRGMYIRSNGIEFQSIEGTIYPGDSNSVDISISAIDLAEGNYSTNLFLQYDGKTYFLPVNLTILGTDQSVSVVTQVEYGWNIVSTPVTVRNDSVKVIYPSAKSRAYAYSPGGGFIPSSTLQAGIGYWMKSASTEFVSITGIPIDTISVVVKEGWNLIGSATSPYQLINIGQYPAEIIDSKIYGFQNGYYPADTLMPGKGYWLKIKQDGLLKIYHNVSSALHKVVSDSEESSDKIGKFTFTTKNQSRKELYLIGVSNNHNVRSYELPPVPPEGIFDVRFSSSIPGSFGSWATEIGSYSHDDNSVEILINSDDYPIEITYTGVKVSLTEMVDGVPTLSHQLFVDGKVTINDSRVKSFTIYYDKQEVAPQEFKLLQNYPNPFNPSTIINYQLPIDDYVTIKVYNILGEEVAILVDGFETSGYKAIRFDGSNLPSGVYYVRMRVDVSTGSTFNDTKKIILTK